A genomic segment from Verrucomicrobiia bacterium encodes:
- the nifJ gene encoding pyruvate:ferredoxin (flavodoxin) oxidoreductase, producing the protein MINRPKLTLDGNEAVAHVAYRLNEVMAIYPITPSSPMAEWCDQWSSEGRKNLWNTTPAIVEMQSEGGAVANVHGALQTGSVATTFTASQGLLLMIPNMYKIAGELLPTVFHVTARAVATHALSIFGDHSDVMSVRSAGWAMLASASVQEATDFALIAQAATLRSRIPFVHFFDGFRTSHEVQKIEMLAEEDLRALIDDELIAAHRSRAMTPDSPVLRGTAQNPDAFFQGREACNPYYDKCSNIVAEAMDAFGKQVGRHYQPFEYAGSPLAERVVVLMGSGCEAAHETVDHLLAQDEKVGIVKVRLYRPFDSKRFIESLPATARTIAVLDRTKEPGAAGEPLFQDCIAAIYEGLTNGWGRIQSLPRIFGGRYGLSSKEFTPAMVKAVFDNLKLEKPKNHFTVGINDDVSHTSLPVDPDFSTEPASVIRSLFYGLGADGTVGANKNSIKIIGEGTDNYAQGYFVYDSKKSGSMTVSHLRFGPEPIRSTYLVTRANFVACHQPMFLERFDMVKPLVNGGTFLLNTPYTMDQIWSHLPTPVQEALLAKDIKLFVIDATKVARDSGMGGRINTIMQVCFFALSGVLPREAAIEAIKYSIRKTYGKKGEEIVAMNLKAVDNTLAHLHEVSLTSPKNGTGPLLPPVTDNAPRFVKNVLGRLTAGEGDELPVSAFPVDGTFPTATAQYEKRNLATDIPVWDEKTCIQCLKCVAICPHATIRAKVYDESDLAGAPATFKSCDSRLPDFKGMKFSLQVAAEDCTGCGICVDVCPAKNKTEAKLKAINMRPQPPLRLQERDNWDFFLTLPELDRRKIKPGVLRQQQLLQPLFEFSGACAGCGETPYIKMLTQLFGDRIVIANATGCSSIYGGNLPTTPYAKNSCGRGPTWANSLFEDNAEFGLGFRVSIDKQQEFASELVQKLAPKIGDDLVTAILTADQSDEAGIHDQRARVTALKEKLKTLDAPETKLLVPLVDTLVKKSVWILGGDGWAYDIGYGGLDHVLASGRNVNVLVMDTEVYSNTGGQMSKSTPRGAVAKFAAGGKPAGKKDLGLIAMTYGHIYVASVAMGAKDEHTLKAFIEAETYPGPSLIIAYSHCIAHGIALDQGVGARQQKLAVDSGQWLLYRYDPRRAQAGENPLQLDSGAARAKVQDYMLSENRFKMLTKSKPEDAKRYFAQAQVDADNRWKFYQFMAQRDMKAGSNGHAAAAAKPELTVQPRSQITSV; encoded by the coding sequence ATGATCAATCGACCCAAACTCACTTTGGACGGCAACGAAGCCGTCGCGCACGTCGCCTACCGGCTCAACGAAGTCATGGCGATCTACCCAATCACCCCGTCTTCACCCATGGCGGAATGGTGTGATCAATGGTCGTCCGAGGGCCGTAAGAACCTTTGGAACACCACGCCGGCCATCGTGGAGATGCAGAGCGAAGGAGGCGCAGTCGCCAACGTTCACGGCGCGCTGCAGACGGGTTCGGTTGCCACGACCTTCACAGCCTCGCAAGGGTTGCTCCTGATGATTCCCAATATGTACAAGATCGCCGGCGAATTGCTGCCGACGGTTTTCCACGTGACCGCGCGTGCTGTCGCGACCCACGCGCTGTCGATCTTTGGCGATCACAGCGACGTCATGTCGGTTCGTTCCGCGGGCTGGGCGATGCTCGCGTCGGCCAGTGTCCAGGAGGCAACTGACTTTGCATTGATTGCGCAGGCCGCAACGCTTCGTTCGCGCATTCCGTTCGTGCACTTCTTCGATGGCTTCCGAACGTCGCACGAAGTCCAGAAAATTGAAATGCTTGCTGAGGAAGACCTGCGCGCGCTGATCGATGACGAACTGATTGCCGCCCATCGGTCCCGTGCCATGACTCCGGACAGTCCCGTGCTTCGCGGAACAGCACAGAATCCCGACGCGTTTTTCCAGGGTCGTGAAGCCTGCAATCCGTATTATGACAAATGCTCCAACATCGTTGCAGAAGCGATGGACGCATTTGGCAAACAGGTGGGACGCCATTACCAGCCGTTCGAGTACGCCGGCTCGCCGCTGGCCGAACGCGTGGTTGTGCTGATGGGATCGGGTTGCGAAGCAGCGCATGAAACCGTCGATCACCTGCTGGCGCAGGACGAGAAGGTCGGAATCGTGAAGGTTCGTCTTTATCGCCCGTTCGATAGCAAACGCTTCATCGAATCCCTGCCCGCAACGGCGCGCACGATTGCAGTTCTCGATCGTACCAAGGAACCGGGCGCAGCAGGCGAGCCCTTGTTCCAGGATTGCATCGCCGCCATTTACGAAGGGCTCACCAACGGCTGGGGGCGCATTCAATCGCTGCCGCGAATTTTCGGCGGACGTTATGGATTGTCGTCCAAGGAATTTACGCCCGCGATGGTGAAGGCTGTCTTCGACAACCTGAAGCTCGAAAAGCCCAAGAACCACTTCACGGTTGGAATCAACGACGACGTATCACACACGAGCCTTCCCGTTGACCCCGACTTCTCGACTGAACCGGCTTCCGTCATTCGCTCCTTGTTTTACGGCCTGGGCGCGGACGGAACAGTTGGCGCGAACAAGAACTCGATCAAAATTATTGGCGAGGGAACGGATAATTACGCGCAGGGATACTTCGTTTACGATTCCAAGAAGTCCGGCAGCATGACCGTGTCGCATCTGCGCTTTGGTCCCGAGCCGATTCGTTCCACGTACCTGGTGACGCGCGCAAACTTCGTCGCGTGCCATCAGCCGATGTTCCTTGAACGTTTCGACATGGTGAAGCCGCTTGTGAACGGCGGAACCTTCCTGCTCAACACGCCCTACACCATGGATCAAATCTGGTCGCACCTTCCGACGCCTGTGCAGGAAGCGCTGCTTGCGAAAGACATCAAGCTGTTTGTGATCGATGCGACGAAGGTTGCCCGCGACAGCGGCATGGGCGGACGCATCAACACCATCATGCAGGTCTGCTTCTTCGCCTTGTCGGGCGTGCTGCCACGCGAGGCAGCGATTGAGGCGATCAAGTATTCCATCAGGAAGACCTACGGGAAGAAGGGCGAGGAAATTGTCGCCATGAACCTGAAGGCGGTGGACAACACGCTTGCCCATCTGCATGAGGTTTCGTTGACGAGCCCGAAGAATGGCACTGGCCCGCTGCTTCCGCCCGTCACCGACAACGCACCGCGTTTTGTCAAAAATGTTCTCGGCAGACTTACTGCGGGCGAAGGGGATGAACTGCCAGTCAGCGCCTTTCCTGTTGACGGAACCTTTCCGACTGCGACTGCGCAGTATGAAAAGCGCAACCTCGCAACTGATATCCCGGTGTGGGACGAGAAAACCTGTATTCAGTGCCTCAAGTGCGTCGCGATCTGCCCGCACGCCACGATTCGCGCAAAGGTTTATGACGAGTCGGACCTTGCAGGCGCCCCTGCGACGTTCAAGAGCTGCGACTCACGCCTGCCGGATTTCAAGGGGATGAAGTTTTCGCTGCAGGTGGCAGCCGAGGATTGCACGGGATGCGGCATTTGCGTCGACGTCTGTCCTGCGAAGAACAAAACGGAGGCCAAGCTCAAGGCGATCAACATGCGCCCGCAGCCGCCATTGCGACTGCAGGAGCGCGACAATTGGGACTTCTTCCTGACCCTGCCCGAGCTGGATCGCCGAAAAATAAAGCCTGGTGTGTTGCGCCAGCAGCAGTTGCTGCAGCCGCTGTTTGAATTCAGCGGCGCCTGCGCGGGTTGCGGCGAGACGCCCTACATCAAGATGCTCACGCAATTGTTCGGCGATCGAATTGTCATCGCCAACGCAACAGGCTGTTCCTCGATCTACGGCGGCAATCTGCCGACCACCCCCTATGCCAAAAACAGCTGCGGTCGCGGGCCCACATGGGCGAACTCGCTGTTTGAGGACAACGCAGAGTTCGGCCTCGGCTTCCGGGTGTCGATTGACAAGCAACAGGAATTTGCCTCTGAACTGGTGCAGAAGCTCGCCCCAAAAATCGGCGACGACCTTGTCACTGCCATTCTCACGGCGGATCAAAGTGACGAAGCCGGCATTCACGATCAACGCGCGCGCGTCACCGCGCTCAAGGAAAAGCTCAAGACACTGGACGCACCTGAGACCAAGCTGCTCGTCCCGCTCGTTGACACTCTCGTCAAGAAGAGCGTTTGGATTCTCGGCGGCGACGGCTGGGCGTATGACATCGGTTACGGTGGCTTGGATCACGTCCTCGCCAGCGGCCGTAACGTGAACGTGCTCGTCATGGACACCGAAGTTTACTCAAACACGGGAGGCCAGATGTCGAAGTCGACGCCGCGCGGTGCGGTGGCGAAGTTCGCAGCGGGCGGAAAGCCGGCTGGCAAGAAGGACCTCGGCCTGATCGCAATGACCTACGGGCACATTTACGTCGCGAGTGTGGCGATGGGCGCAAAGGATGAGCACACACTGAAGGCTTTCATCGAGGCGGAGACGTATCCTGGGCCGTCCCTGATCATTGCCTACAGCCATTGCATCGCCCATGGCATCGCGCTCGACCAGGGCGTTGGCGCGCGCCAGCAGAAACTGGCTGTCGATTCCGGACAGTGGCTCTTGTATCGATACGATCCACGCCGGGCGCAGGCGGGTGAGAATCCGCTGCAGCTCGACTCAGGCGCGGCCCGCGCGAAAGTCCAGGATTACATGCTCTCGGAAAACCGCTTCAAGATGCTGACCAAGAGCAAACCCGAAGACGCGAAGCGATACTTCGCACAGGCGCAGGTCGATGCCGATAATCGCTGGAAGTTCTACCAGTTCATGGCGCAACGTGACATGAAGGCGGGCTCCAATGGACATGCGGCGGCCGCTGCGAAGCCGGAATTAACCGTGCAACCCCGATCCCAGATCACCTCTGTATGA
- a CDS encoding dihydroorotate dehydrogenase-like protein: MDLATNYLGLKLRTPLVVAACPLSEEIDNIKEMEDAGAAAVVLYSLFEEQLRQDQLELNQRMEQGTFSSPESLTYFPEPEEYHLGPEEYLNHIAKAKAAVHLPVIASLNGSSTGGWTNYAKKIEQAGADALELNIYYIPTDPNLTGNEVEQTYLDILKSVKSAVTIPVAVKLSPFFSNFANMAKKLDDAGADGLVLFNRFYQPDIELETLEVKPNILLSTPMAMRVPLRWVALLYDRIRADLAATSGVHRASDALKMLMAGADVTMLCSVLIRHGIQQIRHIERELAQWMEEHEYVSVQQLRGSLSQKNSANPTAFERAQYMKALATFPMR, from the coding sequence ATGGACCTTGCGACTAATTATCTCGGCCTGAAGTTACGGACACCGCTGGTCGTCGCGGCGTGTCCCCTGTCCGAGGAGATCGATAACATCAAAGAAATGGAGGATGCGGGCGCTGCCGCGGTTGTTCTCTATTCGCTGTTCGAGGAACAGCTGCGCCAGGATCAACTTGAGTTGAACCAGCGGATGGAGCAGGGGACCTTCAGTTCCCCGGAATCGCTCACGTATTTTCCTGAACCCGAAGAATATCACCTCGGCCCGGAGGAATACCTCAACCACATTGCAAAGGCCAAGGCGGCAGTCCATCTGCCGGTGATCGCGAGTCTCAATGGCTCGTCCACCGGCGGTTGGACAAACTACGCAAAGAAAATCGAGCAAGCCGGTGCCGACGCGCTGGAGTTGAACATTTATTATATTCCAACGGATCCGAACCTCACAGGCAACGAGGTTGAGCAAACCTATCTCGACATCCTGAAATCCGTGAAATCGGCGGTGACGATTCCTGTTGCGGTAAAGCTTAGTCCGTTCTTCAGCAACTTCGCGAACATGGCGAAGAAGCTGGACGATGCGGGGGCAGATGGATTGGTGTTGTTCAATCGCTTTTACCAGCCCGACATCGAGCTCGAAACCCTGGAAGTGAAGCCGAATATCCTGCTGAGCACGCCGATGGCCATGCGCGTCCCGTTGCGATGGGTGGCGTTGCTGTATGATCGCATCCGGGCGGACCTCGCGGCGACGAGCGGTGTTCATCGCGCCTCCGATGCCTTGAAGATGTTGATGGCGGGCGCCGACGTCACGATGCTGTGTTCTGTCCTGATACGGCACGGAATCCAACAGATCCGTCACATTGAACGCGAACTCGCGCAATGGATGGAGGAACACGAATATGTTTCCGTTCAACAATTGCGCGGGAGCCTCAGCCAAAAAAACTCCGCCAATCCAACAGCCTTCGAGCGCGCGCAATACATGAAAGCGCTGGCGACATTTCCAATGCGCTGA
- a CDS encoding GntR family transcriptional regulator, whose amino-acid sequence MVFQIDFKSGKPVYLQLVDQVRYAAASGGLRPGEALPSIRPLAEELKVNRNTIAKAYSELESQGVIETIPGKGCFLCETHSPFTKAVRQKLLIREIDEAVITAHHLQVDRETFLKLVGERLNEIERKAADAQESSSKTPRKNQ is encoded by the coding sequence ATGGTGTTTCAAATCGATTTCAAGTCAGGCAAGCCGGTTTACCTACAGCTGGTGGACCAGGTGCGTTATGCGGCGGCATCGGGCGGCTTGCGTCCCGGAGAAGCGTTACCATCCATTCGCCCGCTGGCAGAGGAGCTCAAGGTGAATCGAAACACGATTGCCAAGGCGTATTCCGAACTTGAGAGCCAGGGAGTCATTGAAACCATTCCAGGCAAGGGCTGTTTTCTTTGCGAGACCCATTCGCCCTTCACAAAAGCGGTCCGGCAAAAGCTCTTGATCAGGGAGATTGACGAAGCCGTCATCACCGCGCATCACCTGCAGGTCGACCGCGAAACATTCCTCAAGCTCGTTGGGGAGCGCCTGAATGAAATCGAACGGAAGGCCGCTGACGCGCAGGAATCCTCTTCAAAAACGCCAAGGAAAAACCAATGA
- a CDS encoding ABC transporter ATP-binding protein — protein sequence MNHVIEIDGLTRRYGKLDAVQGLSLKVPTGSCYGFFGRNGAGKTTTIKCLLNLLRPQAGSIRVFGVDPQKDEVAVKSRLAYVPDAVAFYPWMTVRDTLEYFASFRKHWNRDIEADLLKRFGLELKQKATALSKGQKTQLALITAVCPEPELLVLDEPTSGLDPIVRREFIETVIGAYQSSDPLNRTVFVSTHLISEFEGLIDRFTIIENGRELMTMDADAARERFKKIRVRFREAGASVDLLDALHVKQSGRDAEILVNGKSDHLIAQLRQRGLEDLRVESLSLEEIFVASRALTAENRDAGVATVGGGQ from the coding sequence ATGAACCATGTCATCGAAATCGACGGACTCACGCGACGCTACGGGAAACTCGATGCGGTCCAGGGGCTCAGCCTCAAGGTGCCAACGGGATCGTGTTACGGGTTTTTCGGGCGGAACGGCGCCGGAAAAACCACGACGATTAAGTGCCTGTTGAACCTCTTGCGGCCGCAAGCGGGATCGATCCGCGTGTTTGGCGTCGATCCGCAAAAGGACGAAGTCGCAGTGAAATCGCGGCTGGCGTATGTGCCCGACGCGGTAGCGTTCTATCCGTGGATGACCGTTCGTGACACTCTCGAATACTTCGCATCTTTTCGTAAGCACTGGAATCGGGATATCGAAGCTGACCTGCTCAAGCGATTTGGTCTCGAGTTGAAACAGAAAGCCACAGCGCTGTCCAAGGGGCAGAAGACGCAGCTCGCGCTCATCACTGCAGTTTGTCCCGAACCCGAATTGCTCGTGCTGGATGAGCCGACTTCCGGTCTCGATCCAATCGTGCGGCGCGAATTCATCGAGACCGTGATTGGCGCATATCAATCGAGTGATCCCCTGAATCGCACAGTTTTTGTATCGACGCATTTGATCTCGGAGTTCGAGGGGTTGATTGATCGTTTTACCATCATCGAGAACGGTCGGGAACTGATGACGATGGATGCGGATGCGGCGCGGGAACGATTTAAGAAGATCCGGGTTCGATTCAGGGAGGCGGGCGCAAGTGTGGATCTGCTTGACGCCTTGCATGTGAAACAATCCGGGCGAGACGCCGAAATATTGGTGAACGGCAAAAGCGATCATTTGATTGCGCAACTGCGCCAGCGCGGTCTTGAAGACTTGCGCGTGGAATCGTTGTCGCTCGAAGAAATCTTTGTAGCTTCTCGGGCGCTCACTGCGGAAAATCGTGACGCCGGTGTTGCGACCGTGGGAGGCGGCCAATGA